The Zeugodacus cucurbitae isolate PBARC_wt_2022May chromosome 4, idZeuCucr1.2, whole genome shotgun sequence genome includes the window TAGTGCATTATGTTATATCtatggatgtatatatgtatgtcctaatacaatatttattacaataattgaatttgaaagctCTTTAAACTCGGAGGCATACACATATTTGCATCGAATATTTCAACATTACATTTCATTAAGCATACACTCTTATAACTACTTAAACATTTATGGTATttcattctaaatattttacaagTTTCGAATTGTGCTACAAAGCTAAATGAGTTCAAATATAATTGCTTTTTAAtcagaattaaattaatatcacAAATGGGCCAGAGTAGCCGGTCAAAATTAAGGTAGACGTTTAACAGAATTAGAAATATCCGAAAAAATGCTTCGATCATTTGTTTATACTCGGAATGCGCGTCGGTTGATGACGCCCATTCCCGCTACTAGCCAAGTTATTCAACCTTTCTCTGCCTTCACTTAACACAGAAGAATTTGGGGTTACTTGGTCACTCTCCTTGTCTTGGTGAGCAGTCATGTGTCGTGTGAGGTGATGCCGTTCGCGGAATGTCTCCTGACAGACGGGACAGCGCAACTTCTCCTCACGCTTACGCCGATTTGGATCGCAAGCCACTTCACTCTTGTGATGGGAACGCATGTGATAGACGAGGTCACTCGTCATGCGGAAGCTTATGTTACATTTGGCGCAAACGTTTTGAGCAGTCAAAGAAAACGTAGATGCCAAGGTTGGTGGTATCAGCGTTGTGAGAATTGCGGCTGCCGCTGGATGCTGTGCGATTCGTGGCATCTCCGGCGGTGCAACAGCGGCGAATGGATGGGCGCCAGCGTTAGGAAAGGGAAACGTGGGATAGCCGTGAAGAAACTCTGGATTAGAGTTGCCGTTTGTGGGTGGTCCTGGAGGATTGCTTGCGGCTAGTGCGGCCGCTGCAGAGGGATTCAGTGGGGTTCGATAAAGCAATTGCTGCTTGAGACGCTGTGCCTGCAGCATCTGTATGTGATTGACAGACTGAAACGTGCCATTAAACTGGTACTCCGGCCGGAAATTTTGGTAGATTATATTGGGATTGAGGCATGGCGCCGTATTGCCACTGCCTACACTAGAAATACTTCCATTTCCTCCACTATTTGTGCGTGGCGGCGTTGTGGGAATAGGTGGACTTATCGATGAACAGCTCAATTGATCGGGACTAAGCGGAGGCGCAGGCTGAACAGGTGACTCGAGGCGCATTGAACAGACTTTGGTGAAGGCGCTCTTTAAAGGCACACACTCGGGTGATTCGCTACCAACAGGAATGACCAATGTGGGGTCATCGTAGACGCGCGGTGAACGTATGGTAATTTGTGGATAGCGTCGTGCTTCTTGTAGATTACTCGTAAAAACCGTTTCAATCGGATTGATTTGTGACTGTTGTGAGTGTAACTGTGGCTGTTGCTGGTGGTTTTGTGGTGGCGAATGCTGATTGGTACGTGGGGATAAATCTGTTGGATATTGTAGATGTTCCGTGTATTCTGCAAGACGAGCATGCTTTTCGCTTTGCTTTTGCTTGATACGGTCATCGGGCATCATAAGAAAAGCAACATCGAAGGAACGTTTTAAAGTCGTCTTTCCATTACTCAAGTTTGTTTTTGTGCCAATAGGAGAAACTTGTACgtcattattattgctgttgtgacTAGAAAGTGGACTTAAAGACTCATTTGGCGGAGTCGTAGAGACGCACAATTCGGCGCGTTGTGGTGACGGCAAAGGCGATGTGCCCTGTTGGTATTGATGGTTAAGGTGATGATTATTTTCCATGATCATGTTCATCGGTTTTCTTAACACACACACTATAAACGCACTGTTCGATCAAGTGTCTTTGAAaagtttttatctttttttatatattagaccTTTAGTTTAGCACTGCACTTGTACTAtccttacatatttattttactttgttgTTTCACTTTGGTTAAGAACCGTTTTCTTGGTACTACCCGCCAATTTCGAAATCCAACAGCAGACTGGTGCTTCGCAACAATCTGTTCCTGCTTAAGTAGTAACCAGCAGCAGTGAGTCCAACCGAAGTTTTACCACCACCCTATAAGCATTCAGTTGGATTTTCATCTGCTCATATTGTTGCATTCAAAACGACTGACACTCGCGCATCTGTGCAAATTCGACTTGAAGTGCACCACCAACCTGCTCAACCCTCgacacatgtaaatatgtatgtgaatacaAGCACATTTTGGCAATACGGTGATCAGCACACCCTTATGTCGACCACTTTCTGTATGAAATGGAAACCACATTGAACGCTCTCCGAGGCGGTTGCTTTCCACCTTTTGCTTTCATTTGTGTTTTGCTTCTTCGAAAGCATTCCATCTGTTTTCGAAGTTGCCAACATATTCTCCGATTTTATGATTTCGGGAGAGTAAAAAATTTGAGAGCACCGCTGCCTGCTGCTGGTTGGCTGACGCTCATAACTATTTACCACATGTTTACTGTTCTGTAtatctttgtatgtgtgtttcatATGGACGTATGTAAGTAAagggaaaaataataaaaataatttcgttaTCGGGTTTGACAATAGGTGCTAACTTCCGACAATTTAATcagtgaaattatatatttgttaagaGTTTCGGCTATGATACCgataataaaatataacgaAACAGATGACCGAACAATACAAGAATAAATATTGACCCTATGCATTTGGTTTGTggacgaaattctaaatttttctcCGACAATTATATGATTCCATACAATGCGAATAAAAGGGGCTTCATAAAGCGGTATAAAACTATCGACGTTTCTAAGTTCACATCCGACTTATTCTGTTTTCTCGTACTGAATATGACTGTAATTTCGTTCCCGAAATTTAGTGAAAACAATCCTATTATAAAATCAATGTCATGAATCTTGTTTTCTTCCCTCACTGATCGATCTTCGATCTCACaggtcaacaaaaaaaatattttgtttggtgCCCAGGGTTTTTGAGCTGATTTTAGCTATTTTTTGGGCGCTGAATCTAAATATAAAATCAGTCCGTAAATATAGAATCAGTCCCTCTTGTTTTTAGAGATTAGTTAtacttaaaaacatattttctaacAGTAACCCTGTCCTAAACTATATCATCAATATCAAAAACTGGGgcttatttgcattttattgggTTCTAAGGAATGACGACAATGGGCAGACATCTCAATACTTCAAAGGAAGCGTCTAGGTTGAAGGACAAATAAAATTAGATTATTTGAATAGTTTGGGAGAGTTCAGTGAGGAACAGAATTAAAGGTTTTACCAAGATATTAAGACAACAGGACTTGTCCGCTGCCAAGGACAAATTACTGCTGGAAGTTAAAAGACAAAAGACAAAACATGCACTCCAGAGTTTCACGAAAACGAAGCActcaaaatgttcaaaatgctgctaaaaaatattactcgggcaatataaaaaataaaataatattcaaaacaatttgGGTACTCACAAATTGTAATaaagttataagttataaatgaaaatgttaaaaaatacgaTAGCTGGAACATCTCGTTATAAGTTTGTTGTGATAAATCTGAAACAAAAGCTGATTGACTGAAAACCCGAACACATAGCGCACTGAGTCAtaattgtgtaaatttatttcGTAAGCATTAAGTATTCTACCTCATAGTATTCAAATCTTATCAAATAGTCAGAATTTCAAACCGTACTTCTTTAAATCATTAGGAGTGATTTTCTCATTATCCCTACAGTTCAAAGTGAATCTAGACAAAGAAGttaattgcttttttattttatataaataagtgttttaacatttattgttaatatcTTTAAAATCTCTCGTTCGAAAAGATACTTCAATTTTCCCTTCAAATTGGATAATTCCAATAGAAGTCTTTGATTAAGTACTACATGTGTAAAGCATATGCATACGGACGAATAAAAAATCCGGCAGCAGGTCCTAATGGACCAACTGGACGTTCGCTCACCCACCCATTTGTACATATTAACACTAATCATACCAAGACTTAATATATACCTATTTCTACCATAGCGGGTCAAATGACCCGACTGTATTTTTCATGCTTCAATGTTTGAAATATGGATGTTaggaaggaaataaaaatacaaattaaatttattatgattaaaCAAAATAGTATGTTGAGCATTTCTATTACAAAagcacaaaatacaaatttttaattcatagtTCAtcgcattttttatatataagtgtacatttgtacattttccgcatacatattttttacatttagagcaaattttgttggttttattttctttacagtATCCTATTTGACATCTCATACGTTTATAAGCATCGGTAGTAGACTTAGGCAACGATCCTTTCGTATTTTTTCCTTGTTTTGGTTGTTCACGGGCTTCTCGAAAATCGGCGCCAAGTTCTTTtgatagcttgagtaaaaaacTTGTCTCGAGATATTTTCTTCTGTCGTTTGCTTGTACAAAATCCAGGCATTTATGCCAGCCTTGGAGAGGCCAACTGCAGGTATGCCACCTATTTGTATTTCTTCCCAAATATATCCatcaattttaacattttgttcATTATTTCTACTTCACTTTCTTCCGAACTTGAgagtaatctttttttttttcggcCACTACATACATTCACAATATTTTCCTCTACATCGTCAGTATCTGTAGATCAaactcatttttatttgcaaccaATATATCTTCATTATCAGAAAATTCATCTTCACTAATTTCTGAAAACTCTTcgctaataatatttatttattctaagaACTTGTACTGTCTTGTTTGCTTCGACATTTTTCTGGGTAAAAAATTATCTATATTACTGTagctatcaaaataaaatataagctaCGTACTTACCAAGACTTTCCATTTTTGCCACTTTTTCTTACACTAAAAAGCTATTTTCAatctaaaatttgatattttcttgaaattattctGAGCTATTTTCGTTGAACTACTTTACGCAACAGTCTTTGGAAGAATGTGCAACTTACTAACTACAAATATGATTCGATAATCtcataaaacagaaaaattctCTCCGGGTCAAATGACCCGTTGTGGTAGATATCGGTATACAACAAGGATTACTcagaataaacaaaacaaaaacacaacaaaaatatttttataactgtaCATTAATTACTTAGAAAAAGTCATGAAGTCAAATTTGCAAACCCAATAAAATTATACGTGCATTTTCAATGCAAAAGTTCAAAATGGGTCATTTGACCCGGCATGGTATGTTTAGTGTTAAGGGCCGTTTTTGTATGCACATACTCacgtttatatacatttatatatgaatatattgtaAGAGCGTATGCGCTCACTTCAATGGGCGGAGTTTCAGGATTATTTGCCATAAGTAGAAGTGCTGGCAGGCCTGCCActaaactctctctctctctcccctgCAACCCTCTTGCTTTTGTCATGCTCTTTTTCGAAGTTCATGGCGCGTCCGTACGCCTGTCGGTAGGCGATGCAGTGTCCTTATTGCAAGTGTTCATAAACAGGTtgtttttgtcgattttttgttgcttgctgCTGTTCGTGCCACCGTGTAGTGGTGGTAGTGTAGCagatgttgttgcttttgtttgttgcGCGTTCGCGTCTGTGTGTGAGTAATTGTTGCTGGATTACGATATCCATGTTGTAGCGCTGTCCCTTCGGCTCATCTGCTGCCGCCGCCCAGTTGCAGAAGTCCATCTTTGCTAAGAAGCTGGCGTATAGAACGGTTGCAGCACATATACTCGTACCCAAGCAAGCTTTGAAAGTGTAGGCGTTATTATGCGCgtgtatagatatgtatatgcatgtgtgtttggTATATAAAAAACGGGTAACATCCTGTCTGTGTTGAATGGTAAAAGCTTTTCGTTGGCGTCTCTAGACTCTTGGCTCTCGGCTCACCCGGCTTGCTGGCTCTGCTGTGTGTGCTGTGGGGCGGTCAGCATTGTTGTACATACGAAATTTATGTGGCGGCGCATCCTGCTGCTGTTGGTCGCTCGCTCTGATCTGCTCGAGTGTGGCAGGCGTTATATCATGCGGACAGGATGTGCTTTCTGCTTTCTGCTTCCAGGTTGTGCGAAATATGTGCGAATTTTATTATGTGAACGTTATGCTTATGTGTCCAGCGCGCGTCCGAccatttgccatttcattatgTGTGTGTTCGTGCGGATGCCCATGTGCGTGCGTATGAGCGTGTGTGCGTGTCCGGATGTCACTTGcacattttattcaaattacatGCCATTGTCTTTCCACTTGCCTCTGCTGTGGATttggttttgaatatttttcacatttgtttgtagttttttgttcatgttttttatgattttaattttcgcatattttcagGTGCTAATTGCTCGCTTGgccatatgaaattaaaataaaatttattattacaactTGCGTGTGGTCGCAGTTTATATTTGTCTGCCACTATTGTTTTCGCTGTACGCGCTGCTCGTGCTTcgtgttgttgtgtattttttccGCCAGCTTCACAATTCATACGCGCCAGCACAGATGCTACACTcagatgtatttatgtatgtagtacaTATGGGTGCAATAATTTAATGTTGAACACATGATTGCTTTCGACAATCgctttaaagttaaaatattgttaagCTTATCTAAGGTAGGTTGTTATACTGATTGTACATTACCGAgaattagaaatatattatatttaaaatgaaaattttacattaataaaatgCTCAATGCTATGTTTAGGTATTGCTGTGCCTTCATTTTCCTGTACAAAGAGAAGTAGGACATTACATATGCTAGATAATGATTGCTGTTACACGAAATGCAAAAACTTAAAAGAAAAcactaaatattttgaatttattttttaaaatgtgcgcTCCTTTGTTTCCAACCTTAAAACCTAATATGTACCAAAGCGGATCCACACTTTCCCTAGTGCCTTTATACACCatataaagatttttaaatttccgcTTATGTACCGAAAGAACTCGAGGAACGAGGCTGCCGTGTGATAGCCCATGCTGATGATGTTGCTCTTATGGtcaaaggaatttttttttgttataatatatattgtatttgcaATCTATCAATTGACAAtcagcaaatttttaaaatacagtaCTAGTGACAGGATTGATTGTTCTCCATTGAGACTAGTCAATATATTCTTCAATTACAtaatttgctaaaaataatcttaaaactACCTAAAATTTATATGGGAAATCTAAAATGTGAGTTCGTTTTAAGCGTCTAACatctttccataaatcgaagttttcgaccagggcataatacaaattcaaaatcTATTTTACTATCGGGCAGAATTCTAAAATagtccctctatatcttatggaggcgaacaaaaaatatgatattacactcatGGATTGCGTAAATCatttaacaaaggcatgggatacagacgtcgaTAGCCAAACActagcaaaataaaacaaaaaaaattacacaatacatgttttaacgtatgttcataaaactttatgcttttaaattttgtaagttctataactcgaagtctctctaactcgaagtttttttgtggattgtggtgattcgagttagagaagttccactgaatTTTAGTCTTTGTGGATATCGAAGTTGCTTATATACTAAGGAGCACTTATAATGCTTCTTAAAGTTTTCGATTGATATCATTGGAGGATTTCAATGTTCGATGTACTCACCGTCCCCCATAACTGCATAGCGTATATCCTTACTGAATTCAGAATTGACTTGTAATGTCGtactttattttagtttagATTTGAGTTGCttcgttttctcttttatatgtgTCATCTTCCAATTCTTTAACCATTTTTCGACAATATTAAGTTGTTCTTGTAAGTGAAGTGAGGTATCACTAGGATTAAAACTTTTGGCAATAAACGCCGTATCATCAGCATAAGTTGCTACCTCTAAACCATTAGCGATCGGCAGAACAGctgtaaatattgtatataacacGGGTCCTAAGACGCTACCTTGGGGAACTCCAGCGTCAATCGAATATAATTAAGAAGATGCACCTGTTTCATGGACATAGAACTTACGactgcttaaaaatattttataagtagATAGTAAGGCGCTGGAAGCCATTTCTTTATACTGGAAGCCATATTTTATCAAATGCTTGTTTAAAATCTAAAAAGACCCCTGCGCAGTACTGCTTACATTCGAAAGCACTCGTGACAATTTTAACAATTCGATGACATTGCTCAGGAGTTCCATGCCCCTTCTAAACCAATTGACTTGGATAGTGGTCGAGACTAAGCAAAGCATTGTAGACATAAGTAAGCATTCTGATACATTTTTGGGGCAGGTGTCTACAAGTAAGTCCATCTATTTTATCAAATCCgggcgatttttatactctcgcaacatgttgcacagagtattatagttttgttcacataacggttgttcgtgTCATCAAGAaataaagagttagatatggggttatatatatataaatgatcaggatgatgagtggagttgaaatccagatgtctgtccttccgtctgtccgtgcaagcgataacttgagtaaaaattaagatctcttaatgaaacttggaacacatactTCTTGGCGCaatgaggaggttgctttcgaaaatgagcaaaatcggtccacttccacgcccacaaaatggcgaaaaccgaaaacctatacagtgtcataactgagccataaataaagttatgaaaatttgaaatttgaaacataggatcgcattaaagaggggcacatttagatgtattttttttaagtgggcgtgaccccgccctcaaataggttttttgtatatatcttgcaaaccaaaaaaactgtataaaccaaactatctgcagtcgtttttttagccacttcttaatacagtccaaaaatgaaagaaatcgggtaataaccacgcccacctcccatacaaaggttatgttgaaaattactgaaagtgcgttaactcactaacgaaacacgtcagaaaccctgacattaaaaattgttcaacGTGTCGAAGTTTTACATACAAAATAGGTACAAAATTaccataataaaaaacaaatatttaaatataaatatataaaaacaaaatattaaatatattcaagattaAAACAATTTGGGTTCaacatttcgaaattttattactattttatttttaggtaCTAGTTCTCGGAAATAtctaagaaaataattttttcttacttaGGGTAGAATACATTCATATGTTTGCGGTCCGCATGCAGCAGATATCGCCATTATCATATTCATATATCATTAAAATCCTTTCAATCAGTTCAGTACTCCCGACGgagttatataataataacacaatTATACCACagcttgtttttattgtaatgtAATTGTATATAAACTCTTTATAAATAAACCTTTGAGTATCTTCACACCAATTTCACTTTCTGGGCACGTGTCACATATGAGCACAAATATAGCCATGCTCTGAAATTTGGCGCAGACACGTGACTAACACGTTCTCACGAGCGTCGCCAAAACTAGCGAGTTCGCATATAAAGCTACATTTCAGCaaatcgagtagaaaatcgtacgaaacaaaaaaaaaatcagaattatTTAGTACGAAAAATCCACCTTTCCAGGCAAGACAACCTATTAGCAAGTAGCAAATCCGCACATGACTTTCGAGAATCAAAAGCAGGGAGTGGAGTAAACAAACAAGTGCAGCTGCTCCCAGCCTCATGGATATACATAGAGCTTCCACGTCGATACATCAATTCATCAAATTGAGCTGCGGAATAAGCAAAGTTGGTGGTGGCAACAGGGCGACTTTTCCTAATCAGAAATTTTCCATCAAGAATATTGTAGTAACAATATACACTACTATGATGGCAACAGACTGACAAAATCCCGAAACGGGATATGTCAGAGAAGCAAAAGGCGTGAAATTGTTTCCATATCTTGTCACTGCGGATTGATTAAATCTGGctgcacataaatacatacatatttatgtactccCAGCCACAGAGGCGAAAGTGAACGCGTAAAAGAACAAGCTAATCGAGATTCATACGCTTATTTGCGTcggtgtaaaattttaatttcccaaactcagtaacaacaacataagAAGGAAAGGAGGATGAGCGCTCGGgtgataaactaaaataaaagtgAGATTATCTAGTGGCAACAAGAGTAATTAAACTAAGCGGAGGAGAGTGTTTGGGGGGCTGGCACTGCAAGCGCGTGGCGTATGCTGCGCAAATTTATACTGAAgctacattgttgttgtgcaatgAAAATTAGCACCAAGCATGCGTACGAATCTGCAATGAGAAAGGAGCATTACCAGTTATGAGTTGATTTCATTTCTTAGATAAGCAACAGACTAAGTATAATCGGTTTGCTTGGAGCTCCATGCTGCTGCTGGAGCAAAGACAGGTAGCTTGCTAGAATCCACCACCACACCTTACTCTTCACTTGGGTATGGCACG containing:
- the LOC105211596 gene encoding uncharacterized protein LOC105211596, which gives rise to MNMIMENNHHLNHQYQQGTSPLPSPQRAELCVSTTPPNESLSPLSSHNSNNNDVQVSPIGTKTNLSNGKTTLKRSFDVAFLMMPDDRIKQKQSEKHARLAEYTEHLQYPTDLSPRTNQHSPPQNHQQQPQLHSQQSQINPIETVFTSNLQEARRYPQITIRSPRVYDDPTLVIPVGSESPECVPLKSAFTKVCSMRLESPVQPAPPLSPDQLSCSSISPPIPTTPPRTNSGGNGSISSVGSGNTAPCLNPNIIYQNFRPEYQFNGTFQSVNHIQMLQAQRLKQQLLYRTPLNPSAAAALAASNPPGPPTNGNSNPEFLHGYPTFPFPNAGAHPFAAVAPPEMPRIAQHPAAAAILTTLIPPTLASTFSLTAQNVCAKCNISFRMTSDLVYHMRSHHKSEVACDPNRRKREEKLRCPVCQETFRERHHLTRHMTAHQDKESDQVTPNSSVLSEGRERLNNLASSGNGRHQPTRIPSINK